In Sander vitreus isolate 19-12246 chromosome 7, sanVit1, whole genome shotgun sequence, a genomic segment contains:
- the commd7 gene encoding COMM domain-containing protein 7, producing MQLHFTKDVLSDSVSTDFQNLNKLNEQQFLRLIEILFQFLLEPKETERFMQQLGEFAGEHGMSASPLRSLMKSVLLVPQGALKKNLTAEQIRDDLVTLGLNHDKAAHFSQQWGEHYAALSSLAVGQTLMVNQLVDMEWKFGVTVGTSEVQKVGNIFLQLKLVVRKGNSTENVYMELTLPQFYNFLHEMERAKASMECFS from the exons atgcAGCTTCACTTCACTAAAGACGTGTTGTCGGATTCGGTTAGCACCGACTTTCAGAACCTCAACAAACTCAACGAGCAG CAATTTCTGCGTCTGATTGAAATTCTGTTCCAGTTCCTCCTGGAGCCTAAAgag acggAGAGGTTCATGCAGCAGCTTGGTGAGTTTGCAGGGGAACATGGGATGAGTGCCAGTCCTCTGAGGAGCCTGATGAAGAGCGTCCTGCTGGTGCCACAGg GCGCCTTGAAGAAAAACCTGACAGCCGAGCAGATCAGAGACGACCTGGTGACATTAG GACTAAACCACGACAAGGCGGCTCACTTttcacagcag TGGGGGGAGCACTATGCAGCGCTGTCCTCACTCGCTGTGGGACAGACTTTGATGGTCAACCAGCTGGTTGACATGGAGTGGAAGTTTGGAG TGACTGTCGGCACCAGTGAAGTACAGAAAGTGGGCAACATCTTTCTGCAG TTGAAGCTGGTGGTCAGAAAGGGGAATTCCACTGAAAACGTCTACATGG AGTTGACGCTCCCACAGTTTTACAACTTCCTACACGAGATGGAGAGAGCCAAGGCCAGCATGGAGTGTTTCagctga